AGCCACGTACGGCTGGGCCGTCTGGGTCGTCTGGGTCGTCTGGGGCATGGCCACGGCCGGAACCGGCAGCACGGCGAGCAGGACAAGAATCACGAACCCGGCGAATCGCTTCACGTGCACACTCCAAAGGCGGCGGAGGCAACGCTCCAGTCCTACGTCCGCACCACAGACCCGCGCAACCGCTTACCGCGCGTCCCTCTCCTGCGGGGCAGGAACGCTAGTGATCGCCCAGTTCGCCAGGAAACGCAGCGCCTCGGCCGCCGGGCTGTCCGGTTCGGCGGTGTAGGTGACGATCACCAGTCCGTCGCCCGGCAGTTCCATGGCCTCGCCGGTGAGCGCGAGGTCGCCGACCAGGGAGTTGTGCAGCCGCTTGGCGGCCGTGCGGTGGTACTTGACGTTGTGCCGTGCCCACCGCGTGCGGAACTCCTCGCTCCGGGTGGCGAGTTCGCCGACGAGGTCGGTAAGGCTCTTGTCGTGAGGGCTACGGCCTGCCTCGGCGCGGAGTGCGGCGACGGCGTCGTCGGCGACCGTCTCCCAGTCCAGGAAGAAGCCGGGCGCGCGCTGATCGAGGAACAGGAACTTCGCGACGTTCAGCGGCAGCCGGTCGCGGTCGAGAATCCCGTCGTACAGCGCAAACGCGAGATCGTTCGCGGCGAGGATGTCGGTGCGCGCGTTGCGGACGTACGCCGGTGTCGCGAGCGACTCCAGGATCCGCAGTACGCCGGGACGTACCTTCGAGACCGCCGTACGGCGTGATCCGCGGACCGGACCGCTCGAGGCGCGGGCGAGGTCGGCCAGGTGGGCCCGCTCGGCGTCGTCGAGGCGCAAGGCGCGGCCCAGCGCTTCGAGGACCTGCTCGGAGACGCCGGCGAGATTGCCGCGTTCGAGGCGGGTGTAGTAGTCGGCGCTGACGCCCGCGAGCAGGGCGACCTCCTCGCGACGCAGCCCTGCGACGCGGCGCTTGTCGCCGAAGGTCGGCAGGCCGGCCTGCTCGGGCGTCACGTTCGCACGCCGGCTGGTGAGGAACTCCCGCACGTCGTCCTTGATGCTCACGATTTCCACCGTACGGGCGGGCGCGTCCGCGATGGGAGGGTCTCCTGGTACCTGTTACACCGGGGACTCCCACCTGTGATGCGGACGGATGTCTCCTGGACCCATGCACCAACCGTCCCTCAGACGCCGGCAACTCCTCGGCCTCGCACTGACCAGTGTTCTCGGAGCGTGCTCGGTGAAATCCACGAAAACCGCTGGGCGGAAGGTGTTGGTGGCGTACTTCTCCCGACCGGGCGAGAACTACGACAACGGCGGTCGTACCTGGCTGAAGGTCGGCAACACCGAGGTCGTCGCGACGATGATCGCCGACCTCGTCGCGTGCGACGTGTACCGGATCGAGGCCGCCGAAACCTACTCGGACAGGTACGACGACACCGTCGCCCGCAACGTCCGCGAGCAGAACGCCGACGCACGCCCCGCGATCGCCAAGCCGCTGCCCGCTCTCGACCCGTACGACATCGTCCTGCTCGGCAGCCCGATCTGGAACGTGCGGGCCCCGATGATCATGTCGACCTTCACCGAGAAGCTCGACTTCACCGGCAAGACTGTGCACCCCTTCACGACGTACGCAATGAGCGGCCTCGGCACGACCGAACGCGACTACACCCGCTCCTGC
This Kribbella sp. NBC_00482 DNA region includes the following protein-coding sequences:
- a CDS encoding helix-turn-helix transcriptional regulator, which translates into the protein MSIKDDVREFLTSRRANVTPEQAGLPTFGDKRRVAGLRREEVALLAGVSADYYTRLERGNLAGVSEQVLEALGRALRLDDAERAHLADLARASSGPVRGSRRTAVSKVRPGVLRILESLATPAYVRNARTDILAANDLAFALYDGILDRDRLPLNVAKFLFLDQRAPGFFLDWETVADDAVAALRAEAGRSPHDKSLTDLVGELATRSEEFRTRWARHNVKYHRTAAKRLHNSLVGDLALTGEAMELPGDGLVIVTYTAEPDSPAAEALRFLANWAITSVPAPQERDAR
- a CDS encoding flavodoxin, with the translated sequence MKSTKTAGRKVLVAYFSRPGENYDNGGRTWLKVGNTEVVATMIADLVACDVYRIEAAETYSDRYDDTVARNVREQNADARPAIAKPLPALDPYDIVLLGSPIWNVRAPMIMSTFTEKLDFTGKTVHPFTTYAMSGLGTTERDYTRSCPGATIAEGLAVRGEQAAQARPQITDWLQRIGLR